A stretch of DNA from Spirosoma endbachense:
TGAATAGCGGGTGCTGTGTTACCCAACATCAGGTATTGGCAATCCTGATACGATTCAGGAATGATAGGATCAAAATTTTCCATCACGTTCAACTGCACTTCCACGGTATCGCGGCTGTTCATGTCGTTATGGTATTTGCCCGACCAGAAGAAGGTCTTCTCCCCTACTCTGATTTCTAACCCCTCCGTATTGACGCCATGCTGATTGAGATCGTCAATCATGGACTGTGGGAAATCGTCGCCGACAACGGCGACCAGGTTATTCTCTTTCGTAAAATACGACGCTGATAGCGTAATGTAGGTGGCGGCACCGCCGATAATCTTGTCGGTCTTGCCAAATGGGGTTTCCAGCGCATCAAACGCCACGGAACCAACTGTAAGTAAGCTCATTTTCTTCTGGTTTACGGTCCACAGTTTACAGTATTTGCTGGCGGATAGGTTGTATCCAGCCAACAGACCACTATAAACTGAAAACCTATTTTCTTCGTCCAATCACCGGACAGCGTTTAAATGGTTTGGATTCGTCAAAGAGTTTTCGATAAGTAATATGCGTTTTGACGATTTTGGAACCCAACTGGCTTACAAATCGCGCCATAATTGGGTTAAAGTCGCCAACCCAGTTCATTTCTAACTCCGTGTACTGAAAGTTAGGGTTATGATCGGCTTCATAAGGCATCCGTAACGCAATAGCTGCTTCAACACCTTTACCCTGATGTTCTGGAGCCACCCCAAATACTACGCCAAATGCTTTACGGTTGGTTTTTAAAAGCATATGCCATATAAACTTCAGTTTACCAACCAGATCAAGCTTTCCATTGACGTGCTTGAATATCTGATTAAGTTCAGGCAGGCAGACGAAAAAGGCAACGGGCTCATCCCGATAATAGGCAAAATAGATGATTTTATCGTCAATAACCGGCTTCAGTTTCTGCATGAGCAATTGGGCCTGCTCAGCCGACATTTCCTTTACGCCACTATGACCGCCCCAGGCAGCATTATAAATATGCCGAAACTGCTCGGCAGCCGCCGGCAAATGTTTCTTGTCGATGGTCCGGAAGGTATAATCAGGGTTGTCGTAAACACGCTGAGCACGGTCTTTTACGGCCTGCGACATATCGACCAGTTTCGCCCAGGTTGTTGGAATGCCGAACGTAAACTGTTTGAAATAGTCCTTGAAACCATAATTCTCGAAGAAAGAAATATAATAGGGCTTGGTGTAGGGCATGCAATAGTTTGGCTCCCGCTCGAAGCCATCGACCAGCAAACCCCACCAGCGGTCGCGATCACCAAAATTGATGGGACCATCCATAGCCTCCATTCCCCGACTCTGAAGCCACGTTTGCCCGGCCTTAAAAAGTGCCAGTGCGGCTTGCTGATCCTCGATACATTCGAAAAAACCTACCCCCCCTGTCGGTTGGTCATTGTCGAGATTGGCTAGTTCATAGTCAATGAAAGCTGCCACTCGCCCAATGGTTTCGTTTGCATCATTGAGCAACAAAAAGCGCACGCACTCGCCATGCTCAAACCGCTTGTTACGGGCTGGGTCGAACACTTCTTCCACGTCCGTATCCAATGGCCGAATCCAGCATGGATCGTTGCGATAAAGCCGCACGGGAAATTCAATAAATTCTTTCTGATATTTGGCATTCGCGCCAACCTCAACTACCTGCATTACTGAGCCTAAGCGGAGAAATTCTCGAAACAAAGCGCGAATATAGACAAAAGCAGTCGGGCGGCCTTAGGTAGGCTAACGTTTTCCGATGAACAATCCGTAACTTCGCCGTCAGGAACAGGAACATTTCTGCCATGCTGATAAAGGAAAAACGGAACATAACTACCTACTGTTGTAGCTAACCGGCTTACCCTCCTAGCCATGCCAACCCGGCAAACCAAGTCCTTTGTCAGTATACTTAGAAATAGTAAATCAACCGATGCAACCATTACATATTTACAATACACTTTCTCGTAAAAAAGAACTGTTTGAACCGCTCAATGCCCCGTATGTTGGCATGTATGTGTGCGGTCCGACAGTTTATAATTACGTTCATCTCGGCAACGTCCGTACGTTTCTGACCTTCGATACGCTATACCGTTACCTGACATTCATTGGTTATAAAGTTCGCTATGTCCGCAACCTGACCGATGTGGGCCACCTGGTTGGTGATGGCGACGATGGTGAGGACAAAATCGGTCGTATGGCTAAGTTGGAAAAAGTTGAACCAATGGAAATCGTTCAGCGGTTCACTAACGATTTCCATACGGTGATGGGGCAGTTTAACACCATTCCTCCCAGTATCGAACCCACTGCTACGGGCCATATGGTCGAGCAGATTGAAGCCGTGCAAACCTTGCTGGACAAAGGGCTGGCCTATGAATCAAACGGCTCGGTTTATTTCGATATCGAAACGTATAATCAGCGGGGAGGTAATTATGGCAAACTCTCCGGCCGAATTCTGGATGACCTCCTGAATGAAACCCGTGAGTTGGACGGTCAGTCCGAAAAACGGAGCCTGCTTGATTTTGCCATCTGGAAACGGGCGGCCCCCGAGCACCTGATGCGCTGGAATTCGCCCTGGGGTGCAGGTTTTCCCGGATGGCATCTGGAATGTACCTGCATGAGCACGAAGTATCTGGGCAAGCAGTTTGACATTCACGGGGGTGGTATGGACCTGAAATTCCCGCACCATGAATGCGAAATTGCGCAGGGCGATGGCCTAACCGGTCTTGAGCCTGTACGCTACTGGATGCACTCAAATATGCTGACCGTTAATGGCCAGAAAATGTCGAAGTCGCTGGGCAACTCTTTCCTGCCTGCCGAATTGTTCGCAGGCAGTCATTACCTGCTGGAACAGGCGTATAGCCCCATGACGGTACGTTTCTTCATGCTTCAGTCGCATTATCGCAGCACACTCGACTTTTCGAACGAAGCGCTGAAAGCGGCACAGAAAGGCTATCGTCGATTGGCCAATGGCTTACGGGTTGTAAAAACCTTAACCTACCAACCCGACGAAACCATTGTGCCGAGCGAAGACAAGCAGCAGGATATTCGGCAGGCTGCACAGCAGTTTTTTGACGCGATGAACGACGACCTCAATACGGCCGTCGGTATTGCGCAGTTGTTCACCCTGCTGAAGTACATCAACATGATTTATCTGAACCAACTTCAATCGGCAACCTTAGGCGAAGAGGTCTTTAATCTGCTTAAAGAGTCGTTTGTGTCGTTTATGCAGGATGTACTTGGTCTACTCGAAGAAGGAACTGATAATCAGCCTGTATTGGAAGGTCTGTTGACGCTTTATCGTGAGTATAAAGAACAAAAGCAGTACGATAAAGTAGATCAGATTCGTTCGTATTTTAAAGCGCAGGGCCTGGCAATCAAAGACATGAAACACCAGATCGACTGGGCCTACGAAGAATAACGACTGGGTCAGGCTTCAGGCTGGCCCATGAATTAGATGTGATCAATAATATGGGCCGATCTGGAAATTGGCCCAGCTCTAGCTGAATGATTAAGCCTATTACACTTTCTGTCCTAGCCTTCCTGCTGGCTTTTAGTTCCTGCAGAACCAAACAGAGTCAGTCTGAAACGACGCAGACCACTGAACAACCGGTCATGGTTTCTGCTCCGGCCTTTAACGCTGATTCGGCCTATGTTTATATTGACCAGCAGGTGAAGTTCGGGCCGCGTGTACCGAACACACCCGCACATGTTCAGGCGGGCAATTATCTGGCGTCAAAGCTGAAGCAGTTTGGTTGTGAAGTCACCGAGCAAAACTTTGTGGCAACCACCTGGGACGGTAAAAAACTCAATGCGCGGAACATAATCGGTAGCATTAATCCCAAAGCCACCAAACGCATTGTGCTGGCATCGCACTGGGATTCTCGCCCGCATGCCGATCAGGACCCCGACGCGGCCGACAAAAATAAACCTGTCACAGCCGCTAATGATGGGGCTAGTGGTGTAGGAGTCTTGCTGGAACTGGCCCGCACGATTCAACAGAGTCAGCAAAAGCCAACCGTCGGCATCGATCTGGTTTTCTTCGATGCGGAAGATTGGGGTAATGGCGAAAAAGCAGCTAACGACTTCGAGAAAGAAAGCGGCAATCAGTATGATTACATAGGTTTCTGTCTGGGCTCCCGCTACTGGGCCAAAAACCTGCATAAGCCTGGCTATTCGGCCTATTACGGCATCTTGTTAGATATGGTTGGCGCCAAAGGAGCCACCTTTGCGAAAGAGGGCTTCTCCATGCAATTTGCCCCATCGGTAGTTAATAATGTCTGGCAAACGGCCAGCCGATCGGGTTACAGTCAGTATTTCGTCGATACGCAGGGCGGTCAGATCACCGACGACCACATTGCGCCCAATACCATCGCCAAGATTCCAATGATTGATATTATTCATACAAACATTGGCACGGGCGGTTTCTTTCCGGCCTGGCACACCGCCGAAGATAACATGAGTAACATTGACCGTGGTACGCTTAAAGCGGTCGGTCAAACCCTGTTGCAAGTGCTCTATAATGAGCAATAATAAATGAACACAAAGGCACACAAAACGCTGAGACAAATAACTTCAGCGTTTTGTGTGCCTTTGTGTTGAACTAGAAAAATCATGAAGGTTCTGTATATAGTATTCACGATCATTCTACTATCCGGCTGTAGTACTGTTCCTGATCAGTTTGGCAAATTGGATCTAAAAAAATGGCGTAGTGACAGGGGTGGTTGCAACGGCGTTCGGGCGACGCTCGTTCCAGCTTTTAAGGCTGAAATTCAGAACCTGAAAGGGAAAACAGCCAACACAATTGGGGATTTGCTGGGCCGACCTGATATCAATCAGATTGAGGATCGTAATCAGAAATTTTACATCTATTTTCTGGAGAAAGGGGCCCACTGCAATACACCAAGCGGCAAATCAACCAGTCGCTCAGTGGCCATCCGCATGAGCGCAATCGGCCTCGCCACTGAAATTACCTTTCAGAACGGTTTACCGTGAATAAGTTGACTTCCAGCTAGATTATACGTAAAACTTCTTCCGGAGTATCATTTCTTCTACCACATCCGGCACCATGTATCGAATCGAGCGATTGGAACGGATACTGTCACGAATAAACGTTGCCGATATGTCTAACAATGGCGATTCGACCAGCCGAACATTCGGATCGGCTTTAAACGGGCTTTCCTGCGCACGAGGCCGTGGATAAACATACAGGCCGTAGTACTCTAGAATTTTGTTGTAGTTTTTCCAGTTCGCAAACTGTTCCAGATTATCCTCCCCCATTATGAGCGTAAACGTATGCTGCGGGTATTTTTCACTGAGCCGGGTTAACGTATCGATCGTATAGCTAGGCTTGGGCATTGAAAACTCGATATCGGTCGCTTTCAAACGGCTATTGTCGGCAATAGCTCGCTCAACCATATCGAACCGATCAAACTCATGCAGAAGGCTCTTTGTCTTTTTGAAGGGATTTTGGGGAGAAACCACAAACCACACTTGCTCCAGGTCTGTTGTGGTGGCCATTGTGTTGGCAATAATCAAATGGCCAATATGAATAGGATTAAACGAGCCGAAAAATAAGCCAATTTTCATAGGAGCAATGAGCAGGAAATAAGGTATAAGTAGCGATGTTCACCCCTACTTCCCACCCCCAATTCGATTATATAACGGTTCCTTTAGCGGGTGCCTTGCCTTCCAGGACGAAATCATCGACGAGTTTCTGTGCCTTTTCCAGCGATGTATCTAACTCATCATTAACCAGAATTACATCGAAGCGATTCTTGAAGCTCATTTCAAAATGGACTTTGAATAATCGTTTTGACAGGCTTTCTTCCGTTTCCGAGCCACGCCCAATCAGACGTTGGCGAAGTGTTTCCTCATTGGGAACCTGTACAAAAACGGCCAGCGCTTTATTGCCGTAATACTCTTTTAGCTTTAAGCCGCCCTGCACGTCAACATCGAACAGAACATGCTTACCGTTGGCCCAAAGGCGTTCGATTTCTGATTTTAACGTCCCATAAAAAGCACCCGTATAAACTTCTTCCCACTCCACAAATTCATCGTTGTCAATCTTTTGCTTAAATTCTTCTGGCGTGAGGAAATAATAATCTTTACCATTCTCTTCGCTTCGCCCCCGGCGGTCGCGCGTACAGGCCGAAATGGAAAAGCCGAGATTATCGTTCTCGGCTAGCAAATGCTTGACAATCGTTGTTTTCCCGGAGCCAGAAGGGGCTGAAAAAATGATAAGTTTACCGTCCAAAGTGGGTGATGATTAATTGGGTAAATAAATTGGGGTAATTAAGGCTGCCTATGAAAGCATTTCCTTAATTACCCCAACTCGTATAATAATTACTAACTGAAACTCAGGATTTTAGATTTTATCGTCGCCACCAACTGATCGGGGCAGCACTTTTTTTCCATTCGCTTGGTCAATAATTCTTTTACTTCTTTTTCGAGATGGTACATCTCGATACAAGGTTTACAGGATTCAAGATTGACCTTTAATCTGGCGAGCTGCTGCTCGGTTGCCTCCCCGTCCAGAATTAATTGAATCATCTTCAGGCAGTCTGTCCTGTGACTGCAATGTTCTTTCATCTCAGGCTTTGCGTTGGATGAAGATGACGATGGTAACGACGTTTGCATTGGAAAAGTTTTATTTATTCCAAGAATAATAATACGTTAAGTTACTAGCAGAACCAAAATATGCGTAGAAAAAGTTCGGTTTATTCTTCATTTTCTTCATTATAACCCATTGATGATGCGTAATCACGCAATTTTTCTTTCAATAGGTTCCGGGCACGGTGTAAACGAGATCGAACTGTACCGATAGGAATGTCCAGAATCTTGGCCATTTCCTCGTACGTGAATCCTTCAATGTCGCAAAGAATAATTACTGTCCGAAAATCTACCGGCAACGAATTCAGGGCTGTTGCCACTTCGTCACCGATCAGATCAGAAACGGATTCGGCCCTCAGGTCGACGGTATGCTCAGCCTCGGCATCTTCAGAATTATAGGTCGTTTCAACGTCCTGATAATCTACCTTGGCTGGTTCCTTACTCTTTTTTCTATAATCGTTGATGAAGCTGTTCTTCAGAATCCGAAACAGCCATGCCTTTGCGTTAGTTCCTTGCTCAAAGGACGAAATGAATCGAAATGCCTTTAAATAAGTATCCTGAACGAGATCATTGGCATCGTCTTCGTCGGTTGTTAGGCGAAAAGCAAAGTTGTACATGGAGTCAATGTGGGGCATGAACTCCTTGTTGAAAATCCGATACTTCTGCTCATCGGTATAACCACGGGCAGGTGTGTCGGCCGAGGGCTGGTCAATAGGATCGCCGTCGGGTAGCAATTGGTCGTCGTCGCGAGTTGGCGTATCTGACATAACTTCTTGTATGGTCGCCATAAAAGTAAGAGTTAATTGCCTTTTACCGTCGGCAATACTCAACGAATTCGATAATTATACACAAGCAATTCGTTGAGTCGTATTAGCACTTGACTGCAAAAATCAATCCTTTGTTCAAAAAACGGCTCAAAATCAATCAAATATGACGATTTGGCAGTGAACGTTTAAGAATGATTCCATGTTAAACCGAATCAGCCGCTAGCCATTATCTGGCCAGCGGCTGATTCTCTTACTGATCTACGGGTTCTTAGACTCTTACAGATTTAAAATACCGCTTAAGCCAGGAATCGGCAGCTCTGACATACCATTCTGCCAAAAACTCCGCTTTTGTTTTAACCAGCGTATTAAATACAGTTGTATCAGGATTCAGAAGGCCATCCGTAACGGCAGCTTTAATCGTTGGCAACGGGTATACTGCAACCGAACCATTGGCAGCCTGCACTGCCGCCGAACGATCAAAAAAATCAACAGAACTGCTGTTATCACTTAATTGACGACCAATGTCCTGTAAGGTTCGAACCGATGCATCAATAGAGCATCCACTTGGTAAATTGTAGCCTTCGTCTACGCCCACAACGACAAACCGGTTTTCAATAACCAGTGCCGATGCCAGCAATGGCTGACCGTGAGCGGCCCATTGGCTCAGAGCTGGCTTCAACGTCTCTCCGATCACACGTACCTCTCCGTCCGAAAGGGGGCGGTTTGCCTGATAGACCCATACGCGGGCCTGATCGGGCAGTTTGTCAAAGTCAACGTACATTTTAATGATATAGGATGAATTAAGAACGATGACTGATTAACAAGGAAGGTATCACTTCCATTCACCATTCGAGCATTCTTTTACAATCCCTGCCCCTGGGCTATGAGTTCCGAAATATCATAAACCCGAACTGAATCTTCACGATTTTTATTTTTTACCCCATCAGACATCATAGTCATGCAGAATGGGCAGGCTACGGCAATGGTGTCAGCACCGGTACCGAGTGCCTCCTCAACGCGCTCTACGTTCACATCTTTTTTGCCAGGTTCCGGTTCTTTGAAATACTGCCCACCACCCGCTCCACAGCACAAACCATTGGCCCGTACTCGTTTCATCTCCACCAGATCGGCATCCAGAGCTGCCAAAACGTCGCGGGGAGCTTCATAGACTTTATTGGCTCGGCCCAGATAGCATGAGTCATGAAACGTAATTCGTCGTCCTTTAAACGACTGTCCATCCTTAACCCGAACCCTGCCTTCGTTAATAAGTCCCTGTAAAAACTGCGAATGGTGAATGACCTCATAATTTCCCCCCAATTCGGGATATTCATTCTTAAGCGTGTTGAAGCAGTGTGGGCAGGCTGTCACAATTTTTTTGACATTATAGCCATTCAGCACCTGAATATTCGACATGGCCTGCATCTGGAACAAAAACTCATTACCGGCACGACGGGCCGGATCACCCGTGCAGGCTTCTTCTGGCCCCAGTACGGCGAACTTAATGCCAACATGGTTTAAAATACGAACGAAGGCAATCGTTACCCGTTTATAGCGATCATCGAATGAGCCAGCACAGCCGACCCAAAACAGAATTTCCGGTTCTTCGCCCGACGCGGCCATATTGGCCATTGTTGGAACGGTGTATGTTTTTACTTCCTGTGTCATGATGTTGGTTCAAGGTTCATAGCCTGTTATTCGGCTATAAACTTATTTAGCGTCATTAACCTGATCGGCCCAATTGAAACGATCGCTCGGCGAGAATTTCCAGGGAGCCATGTTATTCTCAATATTACTGAACATGGCATTCCAGGAAGCGGGAGCCTGTGATTCTTCCATAACCCGATAGCGCCGTAATTGCAGGATTATATCCAGCGGATTAATATTGATCGGACAGGCATTTATACACGCCTGACAGGTGGTGCAGGCATTGAGTTCTTCGGCTGTTATGTAGTCGTTCAGGAGTGATTTATCGTCTTTATATTCATTACCATGCGTTTGCCAACCGCGCTGAATCTCCTCCAGGCGATCACGTGTGTCCATCATGATCTTACGGGGCGACAGCTTTTTACCCGTAATATTAGCTGGGCAGGCGGCCGTACAGCGACCACACTCCGTACAGCTATAGGCATTCATGAGGTTAATCCATTTCAGATCCTGCACGTCCTTAGCACCAAATCGGCCTACCTCAACGGGTTGTTCACCGTTGTCATTGACCTGTGATCCATCGGTAGTGACGGGCAATCCCAGGGCAAGTTGGACCTCTTTAGTAATTTCGGGCATGTTCTGCATTTCACCTTTTGGCTGAAGATCTGAAAAATAGACGTTCGGAAAGCCAAGTGCAATGTGCAGGTGTTTCGAGTAGGTAACATAGATCGCAAAGGCCAGAATACCCAGAATATGCAGCCACCAGGCTGTGCGTTCATAAGCTACCAGAGCCATATCGCTGAAAGTCAAAAAGAGAGGCTTCAGGTACTGACTGACTAAAAAATCAGGAACAATACCCTGTAGCTCACCATAATGCCCTACGCCCCGATCGCGTAATACGCTGTCAGATGCATTCCAGGTCAGGAAGGCAATCATCAAAAAAATTTCGGCCGTCAGAATAAGGGTTGCGTCAGAAATCGGCCATCCTCGCAATTCACGGTGTCGTTCAGCCTGTAGACGGCTAACCCGTGCAATAAACCGACGGCACAGAAATACAACACAGACCGCCAGGACCCCAAAGGCAAGAACCTCAAATACATCGATCAGGATCGGATAGATGGGCGTAATATAGGGAGCAAACAGCCGATGCGTGCCCAGAATACCATCTAAAATAATTTCCAGAATCTCAAGATTGATAATGATAAATCCGGCGTAGATAACAAAATGCATACTGCCAACCAGCAGATTGGTAAACATCTTTTTTTGGCCAAATGCCACCAACAGCATTGTTTTTAATCGTTCGTCGGGGTGGTCAAAGCGATTCTCTGGCCGACCAAGTTTAATCGCCCGTGAAATGAGTTGAATTCGTTTGGTTATGAACCAGGCCGTCGCAGCCAGAGCAGCGACGAATAAAATTTGTTGAAATATTTCCATTCGTTTAGGGACTTGTTTCGCCTGATAATCAGCAAAGTGATTCGGTAAACGGTACTTTAATAAAAAAAAACTCGTCAATATGTTGCAAAACCGCACTAACCACGTACTTTTGCACCCACGTTTAGGTGATGTAGCTCAGTTGGTAGAGCAAAGGACTGAAAATCCTTGTGTCGGCGGTTCGATTCCGTCCATCACCACCACCTTAACGTAAGCCTTTCCAATCGGAAAGGCTTTTTTTATTGTCTTTATAGCTCCCGTTAATTTCGGCAATTAGCTTCCTTCTCCACAAATTCAGATCATCGACAAATAGTATGCGTGCATACTATTTGTCGTCTTGGCAAAGATACTGCTTTCCATAAATCTTACAAGTAGAAGGATGGGTTGTTTTGGATTCTACGCCTATAGAACCGTATAATTCTCACACTATCTCGCCCTTATGTAAGAATATCTTTTGCTCATAATTAATGTAAATCAGCGATATGTAACTTTATTTGCATTTTTTAGCTATTAATCCACCAAACGTTTGAAAGCTCTATTTTTAGTAGCTGTTCTAAATGCGTCATTCCCTGACTCTTTACCTGTTTTACCTGATAGTAGTCAGATTCGCATTCGTATACCGAAAGCAGGCTGTTTATGGGCCGTAGGAGGAACGTCATTACTCACGCTTGGGTCTACGTATGTCTATCTTGAACGAACATGGTGGAATGGGGGGGGTGTCCCTTTCCATTTCGATAAAGGACGGGATTTAACGTATGCCAGTGGCCTCGATAAAGTTGCTCATCTGGCAGGTGGTATTTTTGTTTCAGAAGCTTACTACAATGCGTTTCGCTGGGCTGGTGTTGCCCAAAAGAAAGCCGAATGGCTGGCATTGGGATCGGCAGCTTTCGTGGAATTGGGTATTGAGCTGAAAGACGCCTATTCGCCAACCTATGGCTTCAGCTGGCGAGATGTTGCAGCTGGCACACTTGGTGGCTTCTGGCCGATGGCACAACACCGATCGGGATTTCTGCGGGATTCACAGTGGAAGGTTAGTTACTGGCAAAAGACATCAAAATATTTCGACGAGCGCGGTATTCCCCGACAACGATTCTCCATTGACGATTATCTGAATCAGACGTACTGGCTCTCGTTTTCGCCCGAACATTTCGGTGGTCAACATTGGCGGCAAATTTGGCCCGACTGGCTACAATTATCAATTGGTTTGGGGTTGGAAGCCGAAAGCTGGAGCATCCGCCACGACGGTCTGGGCGGGCGACACGAATGGTATTTATCCACCGATATAAACCTGATTAAGCTTTTAAAACCTCGTAGTACAGCCACCCGATTACTGCTGGGAATAATCAAATATATAAAGATTCCAACGCCCACTTTACAAATTGGACCGAAAGTACACTGGCACTGGCTTTACTTCTGAAGAGCATCGATTTCAATACCAATTGCCTGCATTAGCTGGCTGGCATTGAAGCTCTCACAGATACCATTACGAAGTTTATAATCGAACAATAATTCGCCATTGTGAAGATCGGACTGAAAATGGTAGTTTCGGACAAAATCGCTCGAATCTGTAAGCTGTCCGAGTTCAAGATCATGCGTCGATACAAAACCCGATGCCGTTGTGCGGTGTAGTTGTCTGATCAAGGCTTCTGCTCCCCGATGTCTATCGGCGGAATTGGTCCCCTTCAGAATTTCATCCAGGAAATACAATACCGGCAGGCGGGCCGTTGGTTGCTTTGACAGGCTGATAAGCGTCTGTAATCGTTTTAATTCAGCGTAGAACGACGATGTGCTCTCTTCGAGTGAATCCTGCGTACGCATACTCGTAAACACCCGTACAGGCGAGCAAACAAACCCTTCTGCGCTCACGACTGCACCTGCCAGAGCCAGCACAACGTTTGCCCCAACGGTACGCAGGAACGTGCTTTTCCCCGACATGTTCGAGCCCGTGATCAATATAGTTTGTCCATTGCCGGTTAGAGCGAGGGAGTTAGCAACACTTCGGTCGGGTGGCAGCAGGGGGTGAGCTGCCGATTTTATATCCAGAATAAATTGACCATCAATAATATCTGGTGTAGCGTAAGTTGGGTGCGCATACGAAAACCCAGCCAGACTATTAAGTGCTTCGAGCTCGCCCAATGCATCGAACCAGCGGCTGAGATGGGGGCCGTGTTCGTTTCGCCAACGCTCAAGCCGGAACAGGTAATGAACGTCCCACAAGGTAACAATACCAAAAAGCAGGTAGAAATAGGGATTACGTCGGTAGTTCAGTCCTTCTGTCAGTTGCGATAGTTGCCCAATTGCTTCCGAGGCCAACTGATCGGTTGATTTTAAGGCTTCCCCAATGGCCTGTAGCCGTAAGGCTTCACCCTTCAGTTGTTCAGCATGTTGAAACAAAGACCTGAATGATCGTAATGCAGCCGAAATCTCGAATGTCTGTTCACTTACTTCCTTCGCTCGCGCCGACGTTTGACTTAGCACTCCGCCATGAACGGCCAACGCAAGCAGCACAGCCAGGCCGGGTAAATAGCCCATTAGCCAGGCCACGAATAAACCTAGTGTAATCGCTGGGAATAAAAACCGTACACTATTGAGATAAGCCGGTAAAGGCGGAACGTCGGCCGTTGCCCATTTCACAAGCGCTTCCGGCGAGCGTGTAATCGTTTCTTCTGAATAGGCTAAAGCCTCAACCTGCTGTCGCCAATCGAGTTTTGTCTTTAGCTCAACCGATGCGAGTTGTCGAAGCCTGACTGCATCGGGACCGGCAGGCGTCTGAAGCCATGACGCCAGCCGATTCTGGCCCTCGTAGGTATGGGTGCGATTAAGCAACCGAAACAACGAATGTTTGCCGAAGACGTCCAGATCACCCGAGTAGAAATGGGTTGGATTAGCAAACTGATCTCCGGATTCTGGCCTTAAATACTGTCGTTTGAGCCGAGCGACTTCATCCTGATTAACAAAGGCCAGATGATGATTCAGGTTACGTTCATTGCGAATTGACTGGTGCTTTTTTAGCAGAAACAGAAAACCTGCCAGGCCAATCAGGAGGCTTACGGCGGCTCCCAATTGCTGATCGATCCGAATTAGTAACCAAACGACGATAATACTGCCCACAAACCAGACAAGGCGCCAAAATGCCAATTGATTGTATTGTTGATGAGCAACCTGTTCGGCTTTAATAAATTGTTGTTGTCGTTCCTGAAAGGTATTTTCAGTGGTCATATCGGTACTACAAAAAAATCGGCAGTGTCTCCACTGCCGACGGCGAGGGTATATATTCTTAA
This window harbors:
- a CDS encoding MutS-related protein — protein: MTTENTFQERQQQFIKAEQVAHQQYNQLAFWRLVWFVGSIIVVWLLIRIDQQLGAAVSLLIGLAGFLFLLKKHQSIRNERNLNHHLAFVNQDEVARLKRQYLRPESGDQFANPTHFYSGDLDVFGKHSLFRLLNRTHTYEGQNRLASWLQTPAGPDAVRLRQLASVELKTKLDWRQQVEALAYSEETITRSPEALVKWATADVPPLPAYLNSVRFLFPAITLGLFVAWLMGYLPGLAVLLALAVHGGVLSQTSARAKEVSEQTFEISAALRSFRSLFQHAEQLKGEALRLQAIGEALKSTDQLASEAIGQLSQLTEGLNYRRNPYFYLLFGIVTLWDVHYLFRLERWRNEHGPHLSRWFDALGELEALNSLAGFSYAHPTYATPDIIDGQFILDIKSAAHPLLPPDRSVANSLALTGNGQTILITGSNMSGKSTFLRTVGANVVLALAGAVVSAEGFVCSPVRVFTSMRTQDSLEESTSSFYAELKRLQTLISLSKQPTARLPVLYFLDEILKGTNSADRHRGAEALIRQLHRTTASGFVSTHDLELGQLTDSSDFVRNYHFQSDLHNGELLFDYKLRNGICESFNASQLMQAIGIEIDALQK
- a CDS encoding 4Fe-4S dicluster domain-containing protein, encoding MEIFQQILFVAALAATAWFITKRIQLISRAIKLGRPENRFDHPDERLKTMLLVAFGQKKMFTNLLVGSMHFVIYAGFIIINLEILEIILDGILGTHRLFAPYITPIYPILIDVFEVLAFGVLAVCVVFLCRRFIARVSRLQAERHRELRGWPISDATLILTAEIFLMIAFLTWNASDSVLRDRGVGHYGELQGIVPDFLVSQYLKPLFLTFSDMALVAYERTAWWLHILGILAFAIYVTYSKHLHIALGFPNVYFSDLQPKGEMQNMPEITKEVQLALGLPVTTDGSQVNDNGEQPVEVGRFGAKDVQDLKWINLMNAYSCTECGRCTAACPANITGKKLSPRKIMMDTRDRLEEIQRGWQTHGNEYKDDKSLLNDYITAEELNACTTCQACINACPININPLDIILQLRRYRVMEESQAPASWNAMFSNIENNMAPWKFSPSDRFNWADQVNDAK
- a CDS encoding DUF2279 domain-containing protein, whose protein sequence is MKALFLVAVLNASFPDSLPVLPDSSQIRIRIPKAGCLWAVGGTSLLTLGSTYVYLERTWWNGGGVPFHFDKGRDLTYASGLDKVAHLAGGIFVSEAYYNAFRWAGVAQKKAEWLALGSAAFVELGIELKDAYSPTYGFSWRDVAAGTLGGFWPMAQHRSGFLRDSQWKVSYWQKTSKYFDERGIPRQRFSIDDYLNQTYWLSFSPEHFGGQHWRQIWPDWLQLSIGLGLEAESWSIRHDGLGGRHEWYLSTDINLIKLLKPRSTATRLLLGIIKYIKIPTPTLQIGPKVHWHWLYF